From one Arcobacter sp. CECT 8986 genomic stretch:
- a CDS encoding TylF/MycF/NovP-related O-methyltransferase yields MKLNNFKTKKMFEYENGFYATSTESRFSKLLAHYELYKRIINLPGDVIECGIFKGNSFFRFAHFRDLLEARTSRRLIGFDIFGVFPETNFNDDKKYLDNFLKSAGSQSIEIEEMQKIMKYKNIENYQLIKGDINITVPKYCKENPHQKIALLHIDTDVYEPATTILDTMYEKVVKGGVIIFDDYGTFPGETKAVDDFFKDKKESIQKLPLGLTPSFIIKE; encoded by the coding sequence ATGAAATTAAATAACTTTAAAACAAAAAAAATGTTTGAATATGAAAATGGGTTTTATGCAACATCAACTGAATCTAGATTTAGTAAGTTATTGGCACATTATGAACTTTATAAAAGAATTATCAATCTTCCTGGAGATGTTATTGAATGTGGAATATTCAAAGGAAATTCTTTTTTTAGATTTGCACACTTTAGAGATTTATTGGAAGCCAGAACATCAAGAAGATTAATAGGATTTGACATATTTGGAGTATTTCCAGAGACAAATTTCAATGATGATAAAAAGTATCTTGATAACTTTTTAAAAAGTGCAGGTAGCCAAAGTATTGAAATTGAAGAAATGCAAAAAATAATGAAATATAAAAATATTGAAAATTATCAACTTATAAAAGGTGATATCAATATAACAGTCCCAAAATATTGCAAAGAGAACCCTCATCAAAAAATCGCCCTACTTCACATAGATACTGATGTTTATGAACCTGCTACTACTATTTTAGACACTATGTATGAAAAAGTTGTAAAAGGCGGTGTTATTATTTTTGATGATTATGGAACTTTTCCAGGCGAAACTAAAGCCGTTGATGACTTTTTTAAAGATAAAAAAGAGTCTATACAAAAACTTCCTCTTGGATTAACACCATCATTTATAATTAAGGAATAA
- a CDS encoding N-acetylneuraminate synthase family protein translates to MSFNFDYKEPKVIAEIGCNHMGNFEIAKELIDLAKEAGAKYVKFQKRNNKELLTEEQYNAPHPVPENSYGNTYGAHREYLEFTKEQHSKLKDYCDSIGIVYSTSVWDVTSAKEMITFNPEFLKVPSACNNNFKMLKVLRDEYKGQVQLSIGMTSKEEVEEIVKFFEETDQAKTRLLIYSCTSGYPVPAKDVALLEINWLYENYQNRVNEIGFSGHHLGIALDIAAYTLGARWIERHFTKDRTWKGTDHAASLEQDGLRKLVRNLNATYEALTFKKDEILEIEQIQRDKLKNRK, encoded by the coding sequence GTGAGTTTTAATTTTGATTATAAAGAGCCTAAAGTAATTGCAGAAATTGGTTGCAATCATATGGGGAATTTTGAAATTGCAAAAGAGTTAATTGACCTTGCAAAAGAAGCAGGAGCAAAATATGTAAAATTTCAAAAAAGAAATAATAAAGAGTTATTAACAGAAGAACAATACAATGCCCCACATCCAGTACCAGAAAACTCTTATGGAAATACTTATGGAGCACATAGAGAATATTTAGAATTTACAAAAGAACAACACTCAAAATTGAAAGATTATTGTGATTCAATTGGAATTGTATACTCAACATCAGTTTGGGATGTAACAAGTGCAAAAGAGATGATAACTTTTAATCCAGAGTTTTTAAAAGTTCCTTCTGCTTGCAATAATAACTTTAAAATGTTAAAAGTTTTAAGAGATGAATATAAAGGTCAAGTTCAATTATCAATAGGAATGACAAGTAAAGAAGAAGTAGAAGAGATTGTTAAATTTTTTGAAGAGACAGACCAAGCAAAAACTAGATTATTAATTTACTCTTGTACTTCTGGATATCCAGTTCCTGCAAAAGATGTGGCACTACTTGAAATTAATTGGTTATATGAAAATTATCAAAATAGAGTTAATGAAATTGGTTTTTCTGGACATCATTTAGGAATAGCACTTGATATTGCTGCTTACACTTTAGGAGCTAGATGGATTGAAAGACACTTTACTAAAGATAGAACATGGAAAGGTACAGACCATGCTGCATCACTTGAACAAGATGGTCTTAGAAAACTTGTAAGAAATTTAAATGCTACTTATGAAGCTTTAACATTTAAAAAAGATGAAATATTAGAAATTGAACAAATCCAAAGAGATAAATTAAAAAATAGAAAGTAA
- a CDS encoding acylneuraminate cytidylyltransferase has translation MNIAFIPLRCGSKSIPFKNIKEFCGEPLVYWNLKAIEESKYIDKVYVATDCQEVIQTVENFNFKKVIIYLREAKNAQDTSATEDVMLEFLNKHKQKDDDYFLLVQATSPITQSYDFDNAITQLKSSKKDSLLTVVEEKRFFWEKDGTSINYDYKNRPRRQDFEGFYLENGAFYINKVKNILKDKNRLSGDIDLYIMNDYTSIEIDEPLDWHIAEAYMKEHILKNENQNKKKIKLFLSDVDGTLTDAGMYYDMNGNELKKFNTHDGKGFELLRKKGIKTGLITSENTKIVENRAKKLKVDYLYQGVEHMSKLEVAQQICKKENITLNEVAYIGDDINCKELLENVGISACPANAISQIKELQSIIILSKNGGNGAVREFIDFLIR, from the coding sequence TTGAATATAGCCTTTATACCACTTAGATGTGGAAGCAAATCAATTCCTTTTAAAAATATTAAAGAGTTTTGTGGGGAACCTCTTGTTTATTGGAATTTAAAAGCAATTGAAGAATCAAAATATATTGATAAAGTTTATGTAGCTACAGACTGCCAAGAAGTTATACAAACAGTTGAAAACTTTAACTTCAAAAAAGTAATAATATATTTAAGAGAAGCAAAAAATGCCCAAGATACATCTGCAACAGAAGATGTAATGCTCGAATTTTTAAATAAACATAAACAAAAAGATGATGATTATTTTTTATTGGTACAAGCAACTTCTCCAATTACGCAAAGCTATGATTTTGATAATGCAATAACTCAATTAAAAAGTTCAAAAAAAGATTCATTACTTACAGTAGTAGAAGAAAAAAGATTTTTTTGGGAAAAAGATGGAACTTCAATAAATTATGACTATAAGAATAGACCAAGAAGACAAGACTTTGAAGGTTTTTATTTAGAAAATGGTGCTTTTTATATAAATAAAGTAAAGAATATTTTAAAAGATAAAAATAGATTATCTGGAGATATTGATTTATATATTATGAATGATTATACATCTATTGAAATAGATGAACCTTTAGATTGGCATATTGCAGAAGCTTATATGAAAGAACACATCTTAAAAAACGAAAATCAAAATAAGAAAAAAATTAAATTATTTTTATCTGATGTTGATGGAACATTAACTGATGCAGGAATGTATTATGATATGAATGGAAATGAACTTAAAAAGTTTAATACTCACGATGGAAAAGGATTTGAACTTTTAAGAAAAAAAGGCATAAAAACTGGTCTAATAACAAGTGAAAATACAAAAATTGTAGAAAATAGAGCAAAAAAATTAAAAGTAGATTACTTATATCAAGGTGTTGAGCATATGAGTAAACTTGAAGTTGCCCAACAAATTTGCAAAAAAGAGAATATTACACTTAATGAAGTAGCTTATATAGGAGATGATATAAACTGTAAAGAACTTCTTGAGAATGTTGGTATATCAGCTTGTCCAGCAAATGCGATAAGCCAAATCAAAGAATTGCAAAGTATAATAATTCTATCTAAAAATGGTGGTAATGGCGCTGTTAGAGAGTTTATAGACTTCTTAATA